The Miscanthus floridulus cultivar M001 chromosome 6, ASM1932011v1, whole genome shotgun sequence genomic interval gacccgagaggcctcggccgccttggtagcctctgccagggcgacttttgtcgcctgatgctcgctctgctccgcacccagctgcccggctgtagccttcgcagaggccgtcgcttcttgggcccgaagcctgaaggagtctcgctcctcctccagttccttgatcttggccaccagaggggcggactgctccttagccatggccaactccgcctgaatgtcggcacaacgaaggcggaggtcctccacttccgcactccgcgccgacaatagtccctgggcatcggcaagcaagcccttctggcgccggagctggtcccagatatccctctcatttcgcaggaacaccgatttcccaagggatcgggtctcgagctcctaaggaggcaaaacaaaaaacacacgTCAAAACACTGCGagcgggctcggagagaaaacaacgcggcacgagaggggaaagtactcacccgagtgacaccaggcaagtccctttccatgacagtcatcgctgtctgcaacgACCGCACGGCCAATCGGCGATactcctcgagggtatcccaacgccccccctcggcgacgtcctcaagggcgaacacaggctccccctcgggatcagcctggtcccgccagaaaacacgcgggaagttccacccacggggctcgggccgtagcggaacaagggccgaactcccctcggcaggatctgggacttgttgctccgcggtactggccgcctcgacgtccgccgcctccttccctcgggaggaatcatcagacgagattgtctgaaccaggggcggcgccaaaatttgccccgtctccacctccatcgcctcggtct includes:
- the LOC136461307 gene encoding uncharacterized protein: MEVETGQILAPPLVQTISSDDSSRGKEAADVEAASTAEQQVPDPAEGSSALVPLRPEPRGWNFPRVFWRDQADPEGEPVFALEDVAEGGRWDTLEEYRRLAVRSLQTAMTVMERDLPGVTRELETRSLGKSVFLRNERDIWDQLRRQKGLLADAQGLLSARSAEVEDLRLRCADIQAELAMAKEQSAPLVAKIKELEEERDSFRLRAQEATASAKATAGQLGAEQSEHQATKVALAEATKAAEASRVEVSAWKGKAEGKFR